In Mercurialis annua linkage group LG5, ddMerAnnu1.2, whole genome shotgun sequence, a single genomic region encodes these proteins:
- the LOC126682738 gene encoding nucleolar protein 12: protein MASNNTIFNTLFGDADQNSAAISSALFSDNNPFKRKSEEPHDSIPQEPEVKVTKSNQKPKKLKPQKADPIEELSNGKKKKKKRKRDDVEGDYEAKKYGSVPELADGNNNVVHPPPVVGEKRKKAENVEEDLLVSKDAEGFDDESKLLRTVFVGNLPLKLKKKALMKEFTQFGEIESVRIRSVPIMDTKIPRKGAVILKKINDSADSVHAYIVFNTEQSAEAALVHNMSVVGGNHIRVDRACPPRKKLKGDSIPLYDSKRTIFVGNLPFDVKDEEIYQLFCSIKDLNGSIEAVRVIRDTHLGLGKGIAYVLLKTREAANLVLRKKNLKIRERELRLSYAKKDSTSTPLKRKHAFSAEKAGMPNKKSSMESRTPDRKNWSNSKASLSYQGLRASKSGSEKKLYPKNSGAGKRKLNGQTGEKQRQEKRPAVAARNAKAKARDGSAVKHGHKRKMDGRTPGSSNMEKKTKRFRK, encoded by the exons ATGGCAAGCAATAACACCATCTTCAATACTCTATTCGGCGACGCCGATCAAAACTCAGCCGCCATTTCCTCAGCACTGTTCTCCGATAACAACCCTTTCAAAAGAAAATCTGAAGAACCCCATGATTCAATACCTCAAGAACCAGAAGTAAAAGTTACAAAATCCAATCAGAAACCCAAGAAATTAAAACCCCAGAAAGCTGACCCAATTGAGGAATTAAGCAATggcaagaaaaagaagaagaagaggaaaagAGACGATGTTGAGGGCGATTACGAGGCGAAAAAATACGGTTCTGTACCAGAATTAGCAGATGGGAATAATAATGTTGTTCACCCTCCTCCTGTTGTTGGGGAGAAGAGGAAAAAGGCGGAAAATGTCGAAGAAGATTTGTTGGTTTCGAAAGACGCGGAGGGTTTTGATGATGAAAGTAAGCTGTTGAGAACGGTGTTTGTTGGTAATTTGCCTCTGAAATTGAAGAAGAAGGCTTTAATGAAAGAGTTCACCCAATTTGGGGAGATTGAGTCTGTCAGGATTCGCTCCGTGCCCATTATGGAT ACTAAGATACCGCGAAAAGGGGCTGTTATACTGAAGAAAATCAATGATTCTGCTGATAG TGTACATGCTTACATCGTTTTCAATACAGAGCAATCCGCTGAAGCTGCTCTAGTCCATAATATGTCTGTg GTCGGAGGAAATCACATTCGCGTTGACAGGGCCTGTCCACCTCGCAAGAAGTTGAAGGGTGATTCTATTCCACTCTACGACAGCAAAAGAACCATTTTTGTTGGTAACCTCCCATTCGATGTCAAG GATGAAGAAATTTATCAGCTTTTCTGTAGTATCAAAGATCTCAATGGTAGCATTGAAGCTGTTCGAGTTATTAGAGATACTCATCTAGGACTTGGAAAGGGTATTGCCTATGTATTACTTAAAACAAGG GAAGCTGCAAATTTGGTTTTGAGAAAGAAAAACTTGAAGATTAGAGAGCGAGAGCTGAGGTTATCTTATGCCAAGAAAGATTCTACTTCTACACCATTGAAAAGAAAACACGCTTTTTCTGCGGAGAAAGCTGGAATGCCAAACAAGAAATCGTCAATGGAATCTAGGACTCCTGACCGTAAAAATTGGTCAAATTCAAAGGCTTCTCTTTCCTACCAGGGTTTACGCGCTAGCAAATCTGGTTCAGAGAAGAAACTCTATCCAAAGAACAGCGGGGCTGGCAAGAGAAAATTGAACGGTCAGACAGGAGAAAAGCAGCGTCAGGAAAAGAGACCAGCTGTTGCTGCAAGAAATGCAAAAGCTAAAGCAAGAGATGGAAGTGCCGTAAAACATGGGCATAAGCGCAAGATGGATGGTCGGACTCCAGGGAGTTCCAACATGGAGAAGAAGACCAAAAGATTTAGAAAGTAA
- the LOC126681074 gene encoding F-box/FBD/LRR-repeat protein At1g13780-like isoform X2 yields MGDHITSNRKKTEDNYSSLPDDIISHILSFTNGDASFAVRTSILSKQWRYFWLTLDIFQIYYSHSGTKPEIYMKSFVNFANRVSINVRELTVSCHVVKALCDSLSVPSFPNLTRLTVLHYGGAAASYLPAFLSLTPNLKFIKISKGSRKRMISKLELKHGKNIARCLESSLAVAEIEGLDVAGGMMEMVEYFLKYGKFLNSVAVIGYDFGVAKELLRFSRASPTCEVVVTGPERFYL; encoded by the exons ATGGGAGACCATATTACATCAAACCGAAAGAAGACTGAAGATAATTACAGTAGTTTGCCGGATGATATCATCTCCCACATATTATCATTCACCAACGGCGACGCCTCCTTCGCCGTCAGAACCAGTATTTTGTCAAAACAATGGAGATATTTTTGGCTCACACTCGACATTTTCCAGATTTATTATTCTCACAGCGGAACCAAACCAGAAATATATATGAAATCGTTCGTAAATTTCGCGAACCGCGTTTCGATTAATGTTCGTGAGTTGACTGTGTCTTGTCATGTCGTCAAG GCTCTTTGTGACTCGTTATCCGTCCCGAGTTTTCCTAATTTGACTCGGTTGACGGTTCTCCATTACGGCGGTGCTGCAGCGTCGTATTTGCCTGCATTCCTGTCTCTGACACCGAATCTGAAATTTATCAAAATCAGCAAG GGAAGTAGGAAACGTATGATTTCTAAACTCGAGTTGAAGCATGGAAAAAACATTGCTCGTTGTTTAGAATCGTCGCTCGCAGTAGCGGAAATTGAAGGATTAGATGTTGCAGGAGGTATGATGGAGATGGTAGAGTATTTCCTCAAATATGGTAAGTTTTTGAATAGCGTTGCTGTAATTGGTTATGATTTTGGAGTTGCAAAAGAACTATTAAGGTTTTCAAGAGCTTCACCCACCTGTGAGGTTGTAGTGACGGGTCCTGAACGATTCTACCTATGA
- the LOC126681074 gene encoding putative F-box/FBD/LRR-repeat protein At5g22670 isoform X1, whose translation MGDHITSNRKKTEDNYSSLPDDIISHILSFTNGDASFAVRTSILSKQWRYFWLTLDIFQIYYSHSGTKPEIYMKSFVNFANRVSINVRELTVSCHVVKALCDSLSVPSFPNLTRLTVLHYGGAAASYLPAFLSLTPNLKFIKISKQGSRKRMISKLELKHGKNIARCLESSLAVAEIEGLDVAGGMMEMVEYFLKYGKFLNSVAVIGYDFGVAKELLRFSRASPTCEVVVTGPERFYL comes from the exons ATGGGAGACCATATTACATCAAACCGAAAGAAGACTGAAGATAATTACAGTAGTTTGCCGGATGATATCATCTCCCACATATTATCATTCACCAACGGCGACGCCTCCTTCGCCGTCAGAACCAGTATTTTGTCAAAACAATGGAGATATTTTTGGCTCACACTCGACATTTTCCAGATTTATTATTCTCACAGCGGAACCAAACCAGAAATATATATGAAATCGTTCGTAAATTTCGCGAACCGCGTTTCGATTAATGTTCGTGAGTTGACTGTGTCTTGTCATGTCGTCAAG GCTCTTTGTGACTCGTTATCCGTCCCGAGTTTTCCTAATTTGACTCGGTTGACGGTTCTCCATTACGGCGGTGCTGCAGCGTCGTATTTGCCTGCATTCCTGTCTCTGACACCGAATCTGAAATTTATCAAAATCAGCAAG CAGGGAAGTAGGAAACGTATGATTTCTAAACTCGAGTTGAAGCATGGAAAAAACATTGCTCGTTGTTTAGAATCGTCGCTCGCAGTAGCGGAAATTGAAGGATTAGATGTTGCAGGAGGTATGATGGAGATGGTAGAGTATTTCCTCAAATATGGTAAGTTTTTGAATAGCGTTGCTGTAATTGGTTATGATTTTGGAGTTGCAAAAGAACTATTAAGGTTTTCAAGAGCTTCACCCACCTGTGAGGTTGTAGTGACGGGTCCTGAACGATTCTACCTATGA
- the LOC126682984 gene encoding uncharacterized membrane protein At4g09580, whose product METANPRTAQADPITSQNKRINVIASKFPLSFWEMTVAVIVVLGFIFGLLGVYLTLPPSDYSFLKLPRTLQDLQILRDHLESYTSDYTAQVLVGYCVVYIFMQTFMIPGTVFMSLLAGALFGVFKGVALVVFTATAGASSCYFLSKVIGRPLVFSLWPDKLNFFQEQVARRKHGLLNYMLFLRLTPTLPNTFINVASPIVDIPYHIFFLATFIGLIPAAYVTVKAGIALGELKTMGDLYDFKSVATLFLIGIVSITPTLLTKSKP is encoded by the exons ATGGAGACAGCAAACCCTAGAACCGCCCAAGCAGACCCAATTACCAGTCAAAACAAACGGATTAATGTAATAGCATCTAAGTTTCCTTTGAGCTTTTGGGAGATGACGGTGGCTGTAATTGTCGTTCTGGGTTTCATTTTTGGTCTCTTGGGTGTTTATTTAACCCTGCCTCCTTCCGATTATAGCTTCCTTAAGCTCCCTCGTACCCTTCAAGATCTTCAAATCCTCAG AGATCACCTTGAGAGCTACACAAGTGACTACACGGCACAGGTCCTTGTGGGATACTGTGTGGTTTACATCTTCATGCAAACTTTTATGATTCCGGGGACTGTTTTTATGTCATTGCTTGCTGGTGCGCTTTTTGGGGTTTTTAAAGGTGTGGCCTTGGTTGTGTTCACCGCTACAGCTGGTGCTTCTTCTTGCTATTTCCTTTCGAAAGTTATAGGCCGGCCTCTTGTATTCTCTTTGTGGCCTGACAAGCTGAATTTCTTCCAAGAGCAG GTAGCCAGAAGAAAACATGGCTTGTTAAACTACATGCTTTTCTTAAGACTAACACCAACTTTGCCAAATACATTCATTAATGTTGCTTCACCAATAGTTGATATTCCGTATCATATTTTCTTCCTGGCAACCTTTATCGGACTCATTCCTGCAGCTTATGTCACTGTCAAG GCTGGTATAGCTCTTGGTGAATTGAAAACGATGGGGGATTTATACGACTTCAAGTCGGTTGCCACTCTATTCCTTATTGGAATTGTCTCTATCACCCCTACATTGTTGACCAAGAGTAAACCATAA